A genome region from Pseudorca crassidens isolate mPseCra1 chromosome 20, mPseCra1.hap1, whole genome shotgun sequence includes the following:
- the LOC137215473 gene encoding protein FRG2-like-1 gives MESGTEDLHPHSPSMEHPTDQPPVQQDSMEERGSDAEDKLSQEKGKTFSSQEDSHLNASFSPGSEPETDEENSKENETQDRNSCTTLSDAERGSSPESSRKRKLNSRDGTCERTGASPDERSATLEKKKQKVLDSGHSRKSEEIRDARPRRSQRRRPGRSKRPRSRSPGDQPPPLRKSLLTALRSMSEAIYQNIVNVYNQKGYSPLLWEQLAQLRGPLCTAVLTTYSMANQAAYVFPAEGWLVPTPLSAPSSPAGDGGEGPCSKDSLPLP, from the exons ATGGAATCGGGCACTGAAGACCTACACCCGCACAGCCCCTCCATGGAACACCCCACTGACCAGCCTCCCGTCCAGCAGGACTCCATGGAAGAAAGAGGCTCAGATGCGGAGGACAAACTATCCCAAGAAAAAGGCAAGACATTCTCTTCCCA GGAGGACAGTCATCTCAATGCCTCTTTTTCTCCAGGGTCAGAGCCCGAGACAGATGAGGAGAATTCAAAGGAAAACGAGACACAGGACAGAAACAGCTGCACTACTCTGTCAG atgcagaacgcGGCTCCAGTCCGGAGAGCTCCAGGAAGAGGAAGCTCAATTCCAGGGACGGCACCTGCGAGAGAACAG GGGCCTCTCCAGATGAGCGCAGTGCgactttggaaaagaagaaacagaaggtcCTTGACTCTGGCCACAGCAGGAAGAGTGAAGAAATCCGGGATGCCCGCCCCAGGAGGTCCCAGAGGAGGCGCCCCGGGCGCAGCAAGAGGCCCAGATCCAGGTCCCCAGGAGACCAGCCGCCTCCACTTCGGAAAAGCCTCTTGACCGCCCTGCGCTCTATGTCTGAGGCCATTTATCAGAACATAGTTAATGTGTACAATCAGAAGGGCTATTCCCCGCTGCTCTGGGAGCAGCTGGCCCAGCTGCGGGGGCCTCTGTGCACCGCAGTGCTGACCACGTACTCCATGGCCAACCAGGCGGCCTATGTCTTCCCTGCTGAGGGCTGGCTCGTCCCAACCCCACTGTCGGCTCCCTCGAGTCCAGCCGGGGATGGAGGAGAAGGTCCGTGCTCCAAGGACAGTCTACCTCTTCCCTAG